A single Candidatus Zixiibacteriota bacterium DNA region contains:
- a CDS encoding histone deacetylase, which yields MTAHEPPPSRTGWVFSDLFLQHNAALPHPESPARLQAIRDALRHADILPLLHPLEFGEASTAEVERVHSATYRGLLDHAEGQWLDSDTYVGPGSPQIARLAAGGVIAAARDVWLGRLANAFCAVRPPGHHALAGRGMGFCLLNNIAIAAANLLAEVPDARVLIVDWDVHHGNGTQAIFYDSARVMYASIHQYPFYPGTGAADETGHGPGLGFTVNRPLRAGAGDPEFLDALDAILGGPARRFAPDIVLVSAGFDAHRDDPLAQLDVTTPAFAEATSMVCSFARDVCGGRLVSVLEGGYNLAALGDSVAAHVQILIDTGTTNRLKGDTD from the coding sequence ATGACGGCTCACGAGCCCCCACCTTCGCGTACCGGCTGGGTTTTCTCCGACCTTTTTTTGCAGCACAATGCGGCGTTGCCTCATCCGGAATCCCCGGCACGGCTGCAGGCGATCCGGGACGCCCTCCGGCATGCTGACATCTTGCCGCTCCTTCACCCATTGGAATTCGGCGAAGCATCCACCGCCGAGGTCGAGCGCGTGCACAGTGCGACGTACCGCGGGCTCTTGGATCACGCCGAGGGACAGTGGCTCGATTCGGATACCTATGTCGGTCCCGGTTCGCCACAAATCGCCCGTCTGGCCGCCGGTGGTGTGATCGCAGCGGCACGGGATGTGTGGCTGGGACGGCTCGCCAATGCCTTCTGTGCCGTCCGCCCGCCGGGGCACCATGCGCTCGCCGGGCGCGGCATGGGATTCTGCCTGTTGAACAACATCGCCATTGCCGCCGCGAATCTCCTCGCCGAAGTGCCGGATGCACGAGTGTTGATTGTCGACTGGGACGTTCACCACGGCAACGGCACGCAAGCCATCTTCTACGATTCGGCGCGGGTCATGTACGCGTCCATTCACCAGTATCCGTTCTATCCGGGGACCGGCGCGGCCGACGAGACCGGACACGGACCGGGATTGGGGTTTACGGTGAATCGACCTCTGAGAGCCGGGGCGGGAGACCCTGAATTCCTGGATGCGCTCGATGCCATTCTTGGTGGCCCTGCCCGTCGGTTCGCACCCGACATTGTGCTCGTCTCGGCCGGGTTTGATGCGCATCGCGACGACCCGCTGGCCCAATTGGACGTGACCACGCCGGCGTTCGCGGAGGCGACAAGCATGGTCTGTTCATTCGCGCGGGACGTCTGCGGCGGTCGTTTGGTCTCCGTGTTGGAGGGGGGATACAATCTGGCCGCGCTCGGTGATTCTGTCGCCGCGCACGTGCAGATACTGATCGATACCGGCACAACAAATCGGCTGAAGGGAGACACAGATTGA
- a CDS encoding fumarylacetoacetate hydrolase family protein has product MTRYVRFTWRGGEYWGTHEAGGVRRWSDAPYMGGVPGERVHPLDQITWLAPVVPSKIIAVGLNYAPHVAESASADAIPEEPVIFLKPTTALLPPGGQIVLPAGVDRVDYEGELGVVIGKGGRMISREHALDHVLGFTIVNDVTARNLQKKDKQWTRAKGFDTFCPVGPWVQADSDWRGSGLTTRVNGDVRQQTTFDQMIFGVPELIAFISGVMTLLPGDLISTGTPAGVGPLSPGDNVEIEIAGLGVLSNTVIASGQ; this is encoded by the coding sequence TTGACGCGTTACGTGCGCTTCACTTGGCGGGGCGGGGAATACTGGGGAACACACGAGGCCGGGGGTGTTCGTCGCTGGAGCGATGCCCCCTACATGGGGGGCGTGCCCGGAGAACGAGTCCATCCGTTGGATCAGATCACATGGCTCGCCCCCGTCGTGCCTTCCAAGATCATCGCCGTGGGATTGAACTATGCTCCCCATGTCGCCGAGAGCGCCTCGGCCGATGCGATTCCCGAGGAACCGGTCATTTTTCTGAAACCGACGACGGCGCTGCTACCTCCCGGTGGGCAAATCGTGCTACCCGCCGGGGTCGACCGCGTCGACTATGAGGGCGAACTCGGCGTTGTGATCGGCAAGGGAGGGCGAATGATCTCCCGCGAACACGCCTTGGATCACGTGCTTGGCTTCACCATCGTCAATGACGTCACCGCTCGCAATCTGCAGAAGAAGGACAAGCAGTGGACCCGCGCCAAGGGATTCGACACCTTCTGCCCGGTCGGACCGTGGGTGCAGGCAGATTCTGATTGGCGGGGCTCGGGGCTGACCACCCGCGTGAACGGCGACGTGCGTCAACAAACCACCTTCGACCAGATGATCTTCGGCGTCCCGGAGTTGATCGCCTTCATCTCCGGAGTGATGACGCTGCTGCCGGGCGATTTGATCTCGACCGGAACTCCCGCCGGTGTCGGCCCGTTGTCACCCGGCGACAACGTGGAGATCGAGATCGCAGGGCTCGGCGTCCTGAGCAACACCGTCATCGCATCCGGCCAGTGA